The Numida meleagris isolate 19003 breed g44 Domestic line chromosome 18, NumMel1.0, whole genome shotgun sequence genome segment GCTCCGGGGACGGGCGTGCTCTGCCCAAAGGTGGGGGCAGGAGTTCCTGGAAAACAACAAACTGCTGTGAGTTGGGCTGAGTGCAGCCTTTGGcggccagcagcacccacaggcACTGGGATGCACAGATTTCCCCCAGGAACTGAAGCCAAGCAGCCCCACCAGGCACAGCCTCTTCACTCAAGAAACTCATAATCATCCCTGCGCCTTCCTGATACAGGGGGAGGCATAAAGGCTTCCATCTTTCTAGACCAAAAGTTTCCAAGCGCATGGGCTGCAATTCCATTAGAGGTGAGATGTTTCCACGAGGGAACACCTCAGAGAGCCAGCAAGGAGATTGCAATCACTGGCTGCAGGGGGTTCTGCTCAGCAGGAAACTTGTTGCTTTCAAACATCACCAAGACAGTGGTTTCTCAGGCAAGAGAGCACTCggctgagctcagcagaggCCTGGTACATTTAGAGGGACCAAGGAGCACCAGACTGAAAGGCTACGGACTCTTCCCCTCCACCACCAAGGGCTGGGGGCCCGGGAGCGCATGCCCCGCAAGCGCCACCCCTCAAGGGCTGCAGAGCCCATGGAGCTCAGCAAGGCTGGGAGAGAAAGCAGCTCACCTCCAAACATGGGCTTGGTGTCGGGTGTGCTGGGTACAGTGAAGGCGAAGGGTGTGCTCTGACTTGGCGCTCCCAGCGTGCTTTGCGTCAGGGAAGAACCAAATGGTGTGGTGGCCGTGGCCGTTCCACTCTGCCCAGCCCCAAAGCTGAAGGGCACGGCGGGTGAGCTGCCGCTGAGGGCAGGTGTGCTGAGCCCAAAGGCACCGGCAGAGGGGCCCGGCTGGGCGGCTGCCCCGAAGGTGAAAGGAGATGGCGTGGTGCCGAAGACAGTGGTGCCAGCGCTGCTGCTCGTGGTCTGGGTGCCTGAACCGAAGCTGGCTGTGGTGGAGGTGGCTGTCCCAAAAGAGAAGACCGATGTGGTGGTCCCAAACGCCgcctgggtgctgctggtgccaAAGGTCGGTGGAGCGCTGCTGCCAAACGCTGGCTGAGTGGTGGACTGGGCCGTGGGCGCCCCAAAACTGAATGGGGAGGCAAAGCCGACAGGGCCCGCAGCGGGCTTGCTGGTGGGCAGCTGGCTCTCTGCAGCGCCGGCACTGAACACGGGCTGGCTCGCTGCTCCCGAGTATGGCGGCAGTGGCTTCACATTTGTGCTGAAAGTACTGCCAAAAGCTGAACTGGAGGAGCCAAATGTCAGCGCTGGTTGGCCTGCGGTGGCTGGTGCAGAAGACGTCAGTGTGGTGCTCCCAAATATGGTGAAGCCCATGGTGGTGGTAGGCGCCGCTGAGTTTGCAGGTGCTTGGCCGAATGCAGGGCCTCCTGCGACACtggtggtggcagtgacagtggCTGGAGCCAGCTTTCCGAACTGGAACACCGGCCCCGGGGCAGCAAAGCCAGGTtctgtgctggtggcagagctggCCAGGCCACCAAACATGAATGGCTGCGATGTGCTGGTGGCTGCCGTCACTGTCAGGGTGGTGCTGGTGGAGGCAGGCGGGTTGAGTCCAAAGCTGAACACTGGTTTAGTGGTGGCATCCGTGGAGGAGTTGAGCGTGGTGGCAGTTGTAGCTGCGGTGGTGAAGATGACATTAGGCAGAGCCGTGAATCCTGTTGGCGTGGTTGTGGAGGCTGCTGGCATTTCCGCAGCTGAAGCCGGCTGCGACAATGGTTTAAAGGTAAAAGGAGAGACCTTCGCTGGAGATGAAGCTGCTGTCACACTGCCGAAGATTGGCTTGAACATGGTGGTGGTAGAAGGCGCCAAGGAAGGCGCTGAGCTTGTGGACACGGTGACCGCAGTGGAGACGACCGTCGTACTCGGTGCTGCGCTCTCACTTTTCCGCAAAGCACCAAAGATGGGTTTGAAGACAGGGGTCGTGGTGGGCACCACAGCGGCCGCAGTCattgctggctggctggcaggaGGGGTGCTCGGTGCCCCAAAAAGGACATTCGGCTTCAGTATGGAGGGAGGTTTGCTGGGGGTCGGGCCCAGCTCTGTGGTCGCAGGAGATGCCACACTGCTGGCAGGCTGTGCCCCTGAGGCAGGGGAAACAGAAAGGGCAGCCGTGCTTAGCACAGGCACAGGCTTGGTGTCAACAGAGGTCGCAGGCAAAGAACTTGACTCCAGTGACACggcaggagcaggcagctgtgACGCTGATGAAGATGGCTGGAATGTTATCGCAGCTCCAGTGGAGActggaaagatgaagaaaagattattttttaggGACAAGGAATAACATATACAGAGCTTTTCTGCCAGGCTGCCACTCTGGTACTGCAAATGTTCCTAGAGACTCAGCTCCCTGCACTCCCATAGGTCACACCAGGACCACTGGCTAAGTCCCCCAACTTGCCCTCCAGGTTCAGGGCCAGAAGAGCATTTATAAACAGGGGATCTTACAGCCTGCCTCTCCCAGAAGGAacgcagagctgctgctgctgagcctggCTTGCTCTGACACAGTCCCATCCCGCTGACCCCTCTCCTCCTCACGTGCTGGCACAggtgcagcctggctgctctgcaTCTTCTTCAGGCTGTCCAGGAGTGAgttgctgctggctgggacaGGAGCTGTTGACACAGGCGCTGAGGAGGTCCCTGTGGTCACTGTGAATGCCAACGGCCTGGACACCGGCGTGGTctctgcagtggtgctggggaCTGGATCTAACAGAAGGAAGTAAGAAGTCAGCATCTGTAAACTCGCTGCAGGGGACTATTAGCAGAGCTTCCCCAGAGATAGGAAAACCACACCAACATCCCACAGCTTCAGCCCTGGAGAACCTCAGCTACCACCCTGCAGGCTCTGGGACACAACCACCGTCAGCCTGAAGGCTCTAAGGATCCCCAGACCTAAGGACCAGGCAGGACTTGCCTGGCAGCATCCCTGGTCTGTGCAACACATGTCCCACTGCCAGCCAGCGTGATCCCTGCACTCCTACCCCTCCCCGCTGAACCCCAGGTGCCCAGTCTGCCCGCAGCCCTTACCAGCCTTATCCTCCAAGACTTTGTTGAACCACTGCAATGCTGCCTTCTTCTCCGCATCCAGGTCCTCCGACGTGATGGAGTAGCCCAGCTGAGGCGGCGGGGGCTGCCaagagagagcagcagcttAGCTCCTTCTCAGGGAAGCCGGCAGAGCTTCTCTGAACGTGTGGTGAAGGCTGGCCGTCGCAAGACCCGTGAAGCAGCTGGTTCTGCCACAGCACACTACCGCGGAGCTCCGGTCCCCACTCCGCAAGACCCCGGCTTGGCGCTGAGGGCACGGCCTTCCCCAGGCCATTACCTGGTCCGGCAGCAGGCGGCACAATCACGCACAGCCCACCAGACACTGGGGCTGGGGATAGCGTCACTTCCCACTCCGCCAAGGACAGGGCCTCCTTCCTGAGGGCAGGCAGGTCAGtctccccccagccctgcagaaatTGCAGTGAGCACATTCTATCGCCAGAGGAGGGCAAAAGGGGTTGCGAGACAGCGACGTACCAGCGCCAGCTGGTCCCCCCGGCGAGATGACAGCAACTGGATCTTCCGCTTGCGCTTGCCACTGCTCCCCGATGCAGCTGGTGGGCTCAGGGAACCGCGCTTTCTCCGCACAGGCGTCTCCACCGCTGCCGAAGGAGACAAATCAGagccagctctgagcagaggaACAGTCTGGCTTGTGCCAGGAGGGCCattccttccaactcctgtCCGGATGACCCAGACTGAGGGCAGAGCCAGGGGTACAGCTCCGAGCCTAGGACAAGCTGCAAGACCCTGAAGAGCAGCTGACTGCAGCACATCCTGGGGAAGTCTGGTACAAAAGCCTGCCAGCCTTCAGCAGGGCAGTAACTCCTTCCCCACCTCCACAGACAGCCCTTGCAATCTGCCTACTTGAATCACAAACCTGCAGGCTACATGAGCCATGCCTAGTGCTGCACCATGGGACGCTGGCCCATGGTGGATGCTGCTGCACCATGGGAACGCTAATTGTGATGGACACAGGATATCCTGTTCATTTCAGCTGagaaagcactggaacaggctcagCCTGGAATCCAATCAGGGTGCCGCTTGTAGCACGGCAAACCTTGCCCCGAGGCTGATACTAGGACCTGGGCCAGCTGAGGTGCTCCCATGCAAGCCAGCTCCCATGCATCTGCTGGCACACAGCATCCCTTGCTCATCACCTGCAAACCCATTCTGGGCAGCAGAACTGCCACTAGCCCTGGACCAGCATACTCCAAGCTGCCAGGTGGCATCTCAAGCCACCTGCAGACCTAAGAGATGTCCCACTCCACTACTTGTATACACTGACGCCCATCCAACCCCGCACAGAACTGGTGTCAGCTTATGCTCACCTTTCTCTGTCTGCAGCTCCTTGTCTGATTTCACTGGGGTTGAAGTGTTGGAGCGATGCAActcctcctccctgcaccaGTGGGAAAAAGCCAATTAGGGTCAAGCCCCAGATGTGCCCCCATCCTCTGAGAGGCCAAACACATGAAAGAGTCCCACCAGCAGCCGTAGCCCATGAGGCAGCCATCCAGCAGGCCCTGAGACACCACAGGCACAGCCCCGTGCTTCCTGCACAGGAAGagagcagctgaaggcagagagctgcttcTCCCTCCAAGCCCACAGCTTTGTGCCAGTCTGCACACCTCCAGTGCTTTGCGGGATAGATCAACCTTGGGACAGCAACCAGAGGTTCTGGATGGGAAGTGCCACCTCTCACAGGCTCCTCTCCTTTCACAGCATAAAGCTGTGTCAGTTTTGGTTCTGACTGAAGCTTTTCCCAGTGGAGCCGCTAGGAAAGAGGAGCACAAGGGCTAAAATGCAAGCCCTAAGGTGCAATCTTATTTTACGTATTTTCTGTAGCTCCTGTGAATCGCCTCTGAGAAGACAGCAATAATCGGGACCTGTCTCTTCCTGAATTCTGGTGGCTCAGGGAACCCAGATCACAGCGATGCCACAGCAGAACACCGCCTCTGTGGCAACCTCTCAACACCTCCGTCTCTAACCCAGTCCCAGtgcagggcagggatggggacagcacagCATTGCTGCTCTAGCACTCTGCCAGGACAGCAGTGTGATAAGGTGTCTAGAACCTGAACTGGCGCAAACTCAATGGGACTGCCACATCAGTGGGCTGCCAGTAGCCATCGTTTCAGAGACAGTCCTGGTGGGACAGCTGGGACGGTGCCTGCCCTCCTCCTGGctggcacagcaggcagctggtTACCTGGCTTTCTTGAGAGGCCACTCTGGTGTCTGGGGACGGGAGGATGCAGGGCTGGACAGTGGGGACACGCTCACACCACTCCTCTTCCACAGCTGGAACCCAGAGAGAGCAGTGACTCAGTGCACAGGTGGGGAGGAAAGAGAGTGACCCACCCTGCTGTTCACTTGCACGCTGAACACCCCCTCCCAGGACTGTGCACAACAAGCTCACAGCCTCACTTTCCTTCCATTACCACCAAGCTCCCTTCCATGTTTCATGGAGCACTGCAGGGTTTGCCCACACCgaagggagcctgctttgggaGCAAGCAGCCTCCGGGCTTAATGGGCACGAGGACAGGAGGGAGGACGCTGGTGGTCAGGGACAGCCATGGCCATCGCacagtgctggcagagctgcctggtGGCCTTAGGTGCCACCACGTGTCCCTGCCAGAGGACAGATCCCATTCCAAAGATTTCAACCTCACCCCTCTCAGAGGAAACCCACCCTTCCCAAGGCTTCCTCCATCTTTCCACAGagacagcacagctctgccagccacAACGATGTCCCAACATCACGCCTGCAGGCCTGCCCATTCAAGTGGTGTTTTactacagctctgcagctgtcgAGGGGACCTGGGTCAGAGTGGGAACACACGGCTCCGATCCGTGCTGACTCCAGCTGAAAAGGTGGCAGTGCACCAAAgggattgtttttgtttctttcgTTTTCCCTGGATCTTGTCACCCCAGTGACACCTCCTCGCCCCATAGCTGGTGCTGGGTTCAAATCACACAGTGGTACCAGAGGAGCGCTCAGGAGCGCTTCCTACCTGCGTGAGGCCCCGGCTGGAGCTGTAGGAGCTGGCGATGGCATTGCGCAAGGAGCTGGGGATTCCACTAGCATACGTATTGTTGAGAGAGCTCATGGAGGAGGTGCGTGACCTCTTGTTTGAGCAGTCCTCGGGGCAGTGAGAAGCAAGGCCTCTCTTCAGAGAGCCAGGCCTACAGAACATTAAAGTAGATTTCAGCATCTTCCCCACCATCCTACCCGCAGGCCTTTTCATCGCAGGGCACATCGAGCAAGCAACGCAGCTTTTTCACAGCGCAGAGCTCAGGAAGAGgtccccacagcagcacagccgcACGGCTGCTGGCCTGCACCCACTCAGCACAGCTCCAAGGCCGGGTGATGCCATGAGGTACGGCCAACGCTGCCCTTTGCAGACGCTGGGCTCCATCAGCGCCTTGTCCAGAGCCTGCAGGCTTTCATACTCAGCCCTCAACTAACATCAATTGCTTTTGACCCGATGGGCACTTACTTGGGTATGAGAGAGGCGGGGGCACCGTTGGCGACCAGGGGCTCGAACGCCGACTGCCCGCTTCCGCTGCTGTCATGGCGCCTGCAGGAGagagagcagaagctgtgaCAGGGAGGAGAATGCGCTCCCAGCCTGGCCACGGGACCTGTTCCATGCAGGCTTGGCACTGGGAGAGCACAAACCCTGCTCTTCTGCCACCTAACACCTGGGATGGAGGCTTCCACCATCCAAGTCCTGCAGATTTTCTCTCCATCCAGCCCCATGTCACTGATTCTCACTCCCAGCTGCATTGACCCAAgttccagcagctccatcagctgcCCGCTGGGCTGAATAGTTTTGATTTAATGAAATCTTCCCTCAAATCCATTATTCAAAGTTGAAACGTTTCAGAGAGACTGAGCTGCTCATTTTCAGAATGGATCAGAGCTTTGTAGCTCAGGTCTTCCACTCCTTCCTAGCCAGCAGCCTGGTTGGTTTGAGTCAGAAATGAAGTCTCCCTTTCCCACAACCAAACCCAGAAGCCTTACAACAAATGGTGtgatgctgtgctgggtgcaTCAGGACCAGCCCTGTCACTTCGCCCAGGTCCCCTCCAGCTCTGAGCTACCTGATCCCACTGCACAGGCAACCCAGTGCTCCCTAGCTGCTGCAGGCTCCCTTCTGCTCTCAGACATTACAGGTTTTCTACCTACAAGCATTTTTCATGCTGACCAGTTGTTAATGCCTTCAAAATTATTGGCTTTTGTGGCCGATACAGATATTGACACGttggggtaaaaaaaaaaaaaaaaaaaagcttgtgcACCCATCCTGCATCATCCTGCTCAGTTCTTGTGGGGCTCAGACACATCAAGCAAAGGTGAGAGTTCAGGGAGCAGAGAACCAAGGCACTGTGTTGCATAGGCAGTCacaaaggctgcagcagagctcagcatccAGGATGTTCACCCATCCTTCCCAGTGTGCTGGCAAAGGCACTGCACCCTCCTCTCCTGTAGCTTAGAGCTGGAAATCACTGACCTTGACTAATGGAAacagaagcctttcttgttgtcCCTTTTGCCTTTCCCTGCTTTTGTTGGTTACAGTGCAGGAAGCACGCGGAGCTTTTAAAGCACCATGCTTCCACCTGGAGCCCTAACACCCAGCTCTCCCCGACAGGCAGAACTTCAGCCTGCCCTGACACTAGCAGCTCCCGAAAAGCCTACAAACCCTGCAGGGACAACAGCCACCTCCCTCCAGCAGAGGTTCCTTGCCAGACATCCCTGAGCCACCTCCACAAATCTCCATCCCCAGCGCTGTGGGGAACACACCTGACCCACAGATGGTGCCCAGACAGAGGCAAATGCACAACTCTTTGATctcaaggagaaagaggagcaTAGGAACGATCTCCAATCTGGTTGAGAGGGCCAGGCAATGGGGTGTGCAGCGCTCCTCCGCCCCAGGCACAGCTCCGGGGCACATGATATCCATCACCACTGAAGCGCTGGGCCCATTTAGACCTTCCCAATTCACAGGCAGCATGCTGCCGGCTCGTTACCTTCGCTTGCTCTCCTGATCGTTACCCAGcgcctgctcctcctcctcctcctccactgccctcttcctgctctccttgATGGCGTTCAGCACCGTCTCCTTCGCACACGGGTCCGGGCTGCTACCGGGCAGGAGGGCGACGGGCGAGAGAAGCTGCTCCAGCCTGGGATGGGGGGGAACAACGTGGGGTGAGGGAAGGGGCGGCCGTAGGACAGCGCGGTGCGATGAGCCCCGGGGCCGTCCCGCGGTGTCCCCCGCTCCGTACTCNNNNNNNNNNNNNNNNNNNNNNNNNNNNNNNNNNNNNNNNNNNNNNNNNNNNNNNNNNNNNNNNNNNNNNNNNNNNNNNNNNNNNNNNNNNNNNNNNNNNNNNNNNNNNNNNNNNNNNNNNNNNNNNNNNNNNNNNNNNNNNNNNNNNNNNNNNNNNNNNNNNNNNNNNNNNNNNNNNNNNNNNNNNNNNNNNNNNNNNNNNNNNNNNNNNNNNNNNNNNNNNNNNNNNNNNNNNNNNNNNNNNNNNNNNNNNNNNNNNNNNNNNNNNNNNNNNNNNNNNNNNNNNNNNNNNNNNNNNNNNNNNNNNNNNNNNNNNNNNNNNNNNNNNNNNNNNNNNNNNNNNNNNNNNNNNNNNNNNNNNNNNNNNNNNNNNNNNNNNNNNNNNNNNNNNNNNNNNNNNNNNNNNNNNNNNNNNNNNNNNNNNNNNNNNNNNNNNNNNNNNNNNNNNNNNNNNNNNNNNNNNNNNNNNNNNNNNNNNNNNNNNNNNNNNNNNNNNNNNNNNNNNNNNNNNNNNNNNNNNNNNNNNNNNNNNNNNNNNNNNNNNNNNNNNNNNNNNNNNNNNNNNNNNNNNNNNNNNNNNNNNNNNNNNNNNNNNNNNNNNNNNNNGCCGCCCGCCAGCAGCGGCAACCCGGCATGCACCGCGCGAGCGGGCGGGGCCTCGGCAAAGGGGCGTGGTTTGTGCGGAGGGGCGGGGCTGCGCCGCTCGCCTCGTGGCCGCGACCGCGGTGCCCGGAGCGCTGCGCGTCCTCGTGCCTGGTCCCGGCTGGCCCGCGTGTGCCTGTCCCCCACCTACAAAAGCCGCGTCCTTACAGCCGTCCCCACCCTCGCCCTGCAGCCCCGCTCTGCTCCACCCCGGCGGCGCCGTGCCCCATCTCAGGCCTTGGTATCCCCCAAGGGTCGGGGCCGGGACGTGGAGTTCGGGGGGAGCCCCGCGGCACTACCCGGCTCCTCGGCCCGCTCCTCACCCGCACATCACCTGGCGCAGGCACGCTAGGCCGAaggctttatttaaaaatcgAATCCACACAACATTAtcatacaatgaaaaaaatcctgcagcATCACGCCCGTCCCCGCTGTGTGCTGCGGGATGCTCCCGCTCCACACTCGGCCAAgttacaaaagaaagagaaaaggagaagttCCGAGAGAGCAGCGTAATGTCCCCATTTCCCCCCCGCCACTCCAGGCCCGGCGGGATGCAGCCTGGAGGCCTGAGGTAGCTGGGGGCCCCGTGCCCTGCAGCAAAGGGGTGGCTCAGCTCGTATTGCTTTGTGGGGCCGGGACATGGAAGGGCAGGTTGGAGCGGCTGGCTGTAAGGCCACGGGGTCCTGCACGTGGTGTGGTGGTGTCACCCCCTCTGCTATCTGGGGTggccgtgctgctggcagggggTCTGGGCGCTGACATGGATGGATGTCACCACTCAGACGCTTCTGGTCCCCACTTGGCTAGGCAGCACCAACCACTGCCTACAGGGAGATGGCTGACTGCCCCAGCACCTGTGAGGCCCACACGGCTGTCCCTCCCCAGAGCCAGCCCTGGACCCATGAGGCAGCCGGGTGTGCAGGGCCGAGGGCACGGCTGTGTGTACTTGTGCACCGCTCTGACCCCACCACAGCACGATGAGTGGGGGGCTGGGGTCAGAGGTcccccctgccctgccagcccccTGCTCCAAGGCACAAAGTTTCCCGGCTGGAGCTGGGTGCCACCCCTACCCTGGGGACAgaggcatggtggggatgctCGCTGCCGCTTCAGGGCGTGCTGGCTGCAACCCGACCCCTCTGTGCTGCCCCTGGGTCATCCTGTGCCTCTAGAAGCAGATGTTGCCCAGCAATGAGGTGAGCACCTTGCCCAGTGGTTTATTGCTGGCATGAACACAGTGATGTGCCAGGGCAGCACAGCGCTGTGCAGGGCAGCCCAGCAAATCTTCTCcaggcactgctctgcacagggCACTTTGGGGATGCAGGGCCTGGAGCCCATCACTGCCCCATCCTGCCACCAGCACAGGCCCTCCTCACTGCTGGTCACCCCCCAGCATGGGgctgtgagctctgcagggctcagaGGGGGCAGCGGCTTTCCCCAGTGGGGCTCAGCACCCCACAAATGAGCCCCAGGCAGCAACACAGGCCCTTGGCTCTCACGGTGTCCAAAGGCACTCGATGCTCCCATGTGGGCCGGAGCCACGGGAGCATGCCTAGCACCAGGCCCCAAGctggcccagcagcaccagcagagccAGTCCCGGCCCTGCCTTATCCCCATGGCCCCAGGTTCCTCACAgggggggctgtgctgcaccaCTGAATGCGTTAAGGCTGGAGAAGCGGCAAGACGCGAAGGAAACCCAAATGCTCCCAATCTGCCAGAGCTGGGTCAAACAGTTCAGATAAATCtgtgcaaaaacaaaactaaaggGTTAGAGACCACCCCAGTGACCCCCCCAAGCAGCTCTAATAAATACACGTGCAGTTTGCGGCTGGCATGAGGCCGGGCAGCCCTCGCTCCCAGCCCCAGGGGCTCCCTCGGCGGCGATGCGGCTCTTGGTCCTTCACTGCTGGAGGCGGCTTTCGGGGAACGCGGGGGATGTGTGTGCTTCGGGGTGAATTTTGCACCATTTTATTGTGTGTCTTCTGAAAAGGCTGCACCAAGCTGGGTCCTGGCTGACAAAAGGggtctctgctgctggctgctcccgCTGTGGCAGCTAATCAGTGCCTGGGAAGGAGATGGGCAGTCAGGGGCTGCGGAGTAACGAGCTCTGCCCGAGGGTCCCTCTACTGCCCGAAGACCCCGAGGCTTCATGGCATGGCTagaaggcagcagcacccagcagcatgCCCTCCCGCAGCACCCGCGATACTCACCAtcctcctcccagccctccGCCACTCCTGCCAGCTCGTAATGCTTCTTGCGCAGCTCTCCCAGCTTCTGCCGCTCTTTCTGCAGCTGGTTTTCCAGCTCCAACACTCTCACCTTCAGCACAAAGTGCACGTTGCTATTGTCACCCCATGTCTTGGCAGCATGGCTGCTGTCAACCAACCCCAAGCCCAAGGGTCCTGATGTACATCCCACCGATTCTCTGGCAGCAAAAGGTCCCAAGAGGGGACTGAGCTCACTTGtgtgaggggggggggggtgggggaatGCTCAAGGAACAAATGGCTCCTTGGCAAGCCCAGCCTTCACCTTCACACCCCAGGCTTCCCCCACAAGCTCCTGGTGCCCTGCTGCCAGTTTCACTCAATTTCTACATGCTCTGCACGAGCAGCACACCCCCAGTCACGTGTATGAGTATCTGCCCTGGGAGTGGGGGAAtggctgagctgagctgtggtgctcccctccccagcacagcttcGACTGTCAGCCCAAACACACAGGACACACTGGGGCTGCGTTTCCAAAAGCCCAGAGGAAGCTCCTACCTGAGAGTCCATTTCTTGGCGCTTGATCTGCGTTAGTGTCATGCTGGAGAAGTCCATGCTATCTGCcgaggaaaaaaacaccactgtTGTGGGCCGCTCCTGCAGCTCGAccccctgcccagcactgcaggcagaacCCACCCTGCACGTGGCTACAGCCAACCAAATGCCACAAGCACAGGGGGCAGAGATCTGGGGGCAGGCCCACAGCCCCACACTCACTTTTCTCCTCAATCTGTGACTTCCCAGACTTGGTGGAGGCCACCACGCCAGCCGTGGCCTGGTTGACGCCCCGAGAGGCTTGCTGCAGCTTGGACAGGTTGGCGCTGTCCTTGTCTGCCTTCACCTGCCAGAGCCGAGAGGAGAGCCGTGCTTGTGGGGCACCACGATCCCAGCTGAGGACCTGGTGCATCACTGAGAGCCCCAGAGCACAGCCAGGGGAGCGGGGCATTGGGCCCCTACCTTGGAGGCTGCCACCAGCTGCGCAGTGCTGGCTGCGATCTCGTGGGAGCAGACCATCAGCTCCTCAAATTTCCCTTTCCCTTGCACCACCAGGTCAGCAGCGTCCCTGCAGGAGGACAGGGAGATGCTGGAGCATCCTTCGAGCCGGACCTGAGCTGCTACCGTCTCACCTCTTGCCCTTCTTGCCTTCTGTCCCCTCCCCTGGGGGACAGCAGGACTCTGCCACCCTTCACATGTCATGGTGACACTTACACCACGACAGTGACACTTACACCATGACGGTTGCTCCCCAGCCCACAGCCTTGGAGGCGGAGATGAGGCCCTCCGTCCAGCGAGAATTCCTGGCGTAAAACTCCTTGGGGGACGCTGCACCCTATTGGGGGGGGGACAGGAATGGTCACATGCTGGGAGCAAGGGGAAGTATCCACACCCCAGGGTGACAGGTCCCCAGACCTCAGCTCTTAGGATTTTCTTTGGGCTGCGGGTGGGAATGGGAG includes the following:
- the POM121 gene encoding nuclear envelope pore membrane protein POM 121, giving the protein MLPWLRPTWEHRVPLDTYGAGDTAGRPRGSSHRAVLRPPLPSPHVVPPHPRLEQLLSPVALLPGSSPDPCAKETVLNAIKESRKRAVEEEEEEQALGNDQESKRRRHDSSGSGQSAFEPLVANGAPASLIPKPGSLKRGLASHCPEDCSNKRSRTSSMSSLNNTYASGIPSSLRNAIASSYSSSRGLTQLWKRSGVSVSPLSSPASSRPQTPEWPLKKAREEELHRSNTSTPVKSDKELQTEKAVETPVRRKRGSLSPPAASGSSGKRKRKIQLLSSRRGDQLALPPPPQLGYSITSEDLDAEKKAALQWFNKVLEDKADPVPSTTAETTPVSRPLAFTVTTGTSSAPVSTAPVPASSNSLLDSLKKMQSSQAAPVPALSTGAAITFQPSSSASQLPAPAVSLESSSLPATSVDTKPVPVLSTAALSVSPASGAQPASSVASPATTELGPTPSKPPSILKPNVLFGAPSTPPASQPAMTAAAVVPTTTPVFKPIFGALRKSESAAPSTTVVSTAVTVSTSSAPSLAPSTTTMFKPIFGSVTAASSPAKVSPFTFKPLSQPASAAEMPAASTTTPTGFTALPNVIFTTAATTATTLNSSTDATTKPVFSFGLNPPASTSTTLTVTAATSTSQPFMFGGLASSATSTEPGFAAPGPVFQFGKLAPATVTATTSVAGGPAFGQAPANSAAPTTTMGFTIFGSTTLTSSAPATAGQPALTFGSSSSAFGSTFSTNVKPLPPYSGAASQPVFSAGAAESQLPTSKPAAGPVGFASPFSFGAPTAQSTTQPAFGSSAPPTFGTSSTQAAFGTTTSVFSFGTATSTTASFGSGTQTTSSSAGTTVFGTTPSPFTFGAAAQPGPSAGAFGLSTPALSGSSPAVPFSFGAGQSGTATATTPFGSSLTQSTLGAPSQSTPFAFTVPSTPDTKPMFGGTPAPTFGQSTPVPGAVGSGSSSLSFGTPSAPASGFPGVGTSFGPSTPAFSIGAGSKTGARQRLQARRQHTRKK